Proteins from one Gossypium raimondii isolate GPD5lz chromosome 8, ASM2569854v1, whole genome shotgun sequence genomic window:
- the LOC105792288 gene encoding probable galacturonosyltransferase 6, with product MKKYRRWLRIVILSLLSLSVLAPIVVVSFRLKTLTSIGKKDFIEDLASIKHRADNLRFNAIEQEGAEELKGPELIVFKEKNFSSVVSHISDKNHDLLETNGKEKHQIQQSTEGVNSTEKEQPNQETGGPDQHLQSQPCRADEKVRKMRDQLVRAKAYLSFQPPNTNSHLMKELRNRIKEIEQVIGEASKDSDLPRRAYQKMRLMESALGKANRAYPDCSQMANKLRAMANNAQEQIRSQRNQESYLVQLAGRTTPKGLHCLSMQLTAEYFFLQPEDRQFPNQEKLIDPDLYHYSVFSDNILACAVVVNSTISSAKEPEKIVFHVVTDFLNLPSISMWFLLNPPGKATIRVQCIADFDWLSTKYISILAEQKSSDPRYTSVLNHLRFYLPDIFPALNKIMHLDHDIVVQKDLTEIWSVDMKGKVNAAVETCTESEPSYRAMHMFVNFSDPFLEQRFNASVCTWAFGMNLFDLQEWRRRNLTGLYCDYLQLGLERPLWKAGSLPIGWITFYNQTVPLEKRWHMLGLGSNTDLSSDDIENARVLHYDGVMKPWLEIGITKYKGYWTQHLQYDNPYFQQCNIND from the exons ATGAAGAAGTATCGCCGATGGCTGAGGATTGTGATCCTCTCTTTGCTTTCTTTATCAGTACTGGCTCCAATCGTGGTGGTTTCTTTCAGACTCAAAACCCTCACTTCCATCG GCAAGAAAGATTTCATTGAGGATTTGGCTAGTATT AAGCATAGGGCAGATAATTTAAGATTCAATGCAATTGAACAG GAAGGTGCTGAAGAATTAAAAGGTCCAGAacttattgttttcaaagagAAGAATTTTAGTTCAGTAGTTAGTCACATTTCTGATAAGAATCATGATCTGTTAGAAACAAATG GAAAAGAGAAGCATCAAATTCAACAGAGTACGGAAGGGGTGAACTCCACGGAAAAG GAGCAACCTAACCAAGAAACAGGCGGACCTGATCAGCATTTGCAGTCTCAACCTTGCAGGGCGGATGAGAAGGTAAGGAAGATGAGAGATCAGCTCGTTAGAGCAAAAGCATATTTAAGTTTTCAACCACCAAATACCAACTCCCACTTGATGAAAGAGTTGAGAAATCGAATCAAAGAGATTGAACAAGTAATTGGTGAAGCCAGCAAGGATTCTGATTTACCACggag GGCTTATCAGAAAATGAGATTGATGGAGTCTGCATTGGGCAAAGCGAATCGTGCATACCCTGACTGCTCTCAGATGGCTAACAAACTTCGTGCCATGGCTAATAATGCGCAAGAACAGATTCGGTCACAGAGGAATCAAGAGTCATATCTTGTTCAACTTGCTGGAAGGACTACCCCTAAAGGACTTCACTGCCTCTCCATGCAGCTGACGGCTGAATATTTTTTCCTTCAACCAGAGGACAGGCAGTTTCCTAACCAAGAAAAGTTGATTGATCCAGACCTTTATCACTATTCAGTATTCTCTGACAATATTCTGGCTTGTGCTGTTGTTGTTAACTCCACAATTTCCTCTGCAAAG GAACCAGAGAAAATTGTTTTTCATGTGGTGACTGATTTTCTCAACCTCCCTTCAATTTCAATGTGGTTTTTATTAAACCCTCCCGGCAAAGCTACTATCCGTGTTCAGTGCATAGcagattttgattggttatctACCAAGTACATTTCAATATTGGCAGAACAAAAGTCCAGTGATCCTAGATATACTTCCGTCCTCAACCATCTTCGGTTTTATCTGCCAGACATCTTTCCAGCACTGAATAAGATCATGCACCTTGATCATGATATCGTAGTGCAAAAAGATTTAACTGAAATTTGGAGTGTTGACATGAAGGGAAAAGTAAATGCAGCAGTGGAGACTTGTACAGAAAGCGAACCTTCTTATCGTGCAATGCATATGTTTGTGAACTTTTCAGACCCGTTTTTGGAACAGAGATTTAATGCCAGTGTTTGCACTTGGGCATTCGGCATGAATTTGTTTGATCTCCAAGAATGGAGAAGAAGAAATTTAACCGGGTTATACTGTGATTACTTGCAACTG GGACTTGAAAGGCCATTATGGAAGGCAGGAAGTTTGCCCATAGGGTGGATTACCTTCTACAACCAGACTGTACCTTTAGAAAAGAGATGGCACATGCTCGGGCTAGGTTCCAACACCGATCTCAGTTCGGATGATATTGAGAACGCTAGAGTCTTACACTAC